A single Fodinibius saliphilus DNA region contains:
- the hisD gene encoding histidinol dehydrogenase codes for MKQYTYSKLTEEQLRKLCQRPKMDFNAIFEQVEPIIKRVTEDGDAGVNYFTAKFDDVTPDPLVINPDNQQINLNDGVKKAIDTAFNNIYEFHKAQLPSKLEVETMPGVQCKRISRPIERVGLYVPGGTAILPSTLMMLGIPAMLAGCSTIVVATPPQEDGSIADEMIYIAQKIGAVNLLKAGGAQAVAGMALGTESVPKVDKILGPGNQYVTAAKMMLQNSEAQIAIDMPAGPSEVLVIADKTAKPAFVAADLLSQAEHGEDSQVVLVATESFDLAACQQELEKQLDQLPRKYVAKQAITQSFSLVTRTLEDAVAFSNKYAPEHLIIQCNQPEVLVEDITNAGSIFLGPWTPESAGDYASGTNHTLPTYGYARMYSGVSIDSFIKQITVQQISREGLQNVGPAVEKLAELEKLQGHRNAVSIRLADINK; via the coding sequence ATGAAACAGTATACCTACAGTAAGTTAACGGAAGAACAGCTACGAAAGCTCTGTCAGCGACCGAAGATGGATTTCAACGCCATCTTTGAACAGGTTGAGCCTATTATTAAGCGTGTTACGGAGGATGGTGACGCAGGAGTCAACTATTTTACAGCTAAGTTTGATGACGTTACCCCTGATCCGTTGGTTATCAATCCTGATAATCAACAGATCAATTTAAATGATGGAGTTAAAAAGGCCATAGATACCGCATTCAATAATATCTATGAATTCCATAAGGCGCAGCTCCCCTCGAAACTGGAAGTAGAAACCATGCCCGGCGTGCAATGTAAACGCATATCACGCCCTATTGAACGGGTTGGTTTATATGTGCCCGGAGGCACGGCTATTTTACCCTCTACCTTGATGATGCTGGGGATCCCTGCTATGTTGGCCGGTTGCTCTACGATTGTTGTGGCAACACCGCCTCAAGAAGATGGTAGTATAGCTGACGAAATGATCTATATCGCGCAAAAAATTGGAGCTGTGAACTTGCTTAAAGCCGGTGGGGCACAAGCAGTGGCTGGAATGGCTCTAGGTACAGAATCTGTACCTAAAGTGGACAAAATATTGGGTCCCGGCAATCAGTACGTTACGGCAGCTAAAATGATGCTGCAAAACAGTGAGGCGCAAATAGCTATCGATATGCCGGCCGGGCCGTCTGAAGTACTGGTTATTGCGGATAAAACAGCAAAACCGGCCTTTGTCGCTGCCGATCTATTGTCACAGGCCGAACATGGTGAAGATAGCCAGGTGGTGCTGGTAGCTACGGAAAGTTTTGACTTGGCAGCCTGCCAACAGGAACTGGAAAAACAACTCGATCAACTTCCGCGCAAATATGTGGCTAAACAAGCTATTACTCAAAGCTTTAGCTTAGTTACGCGCACTCTTGAAGATGCGGTAGCTTTCTCCAATAAATATGCCCCCGAACACCTGATTATTCAATGCAACCAACCAGAAGTATTGGTTGAGGATATTACCAATGCCGGATCCATATTCTTAGGCCCCTGGACACCGGAAAGTGCCGGTGACTATGCCTCGGGCACCAACCACACATTGCCAACTTACGGCTATGCCCGTATGTATAGTGGAGTATCGATAGACTCATTCATCAAGCAGATCACTGTTCAACAGATCTCTAGGGAA
- the hisG gene encoding ATP phosphoribosyltransferase — protein sequence MQRTADSNTSLRIAIQKSGRLTDKTIDLLKGIGLRFDDYKRNLLVKCRNFDVELLLIRDDDIPEYVQDGVCDLGFVGANETQEKGADVTVLRGLDYGVCRLSLAARKDGDIQSVSDFEGKTIATSYPKLTRDFFEEKGIDTNVVTISGAVEIAPRLEVADAICDIVSTGNTLKANGLQELITILESETELIQTNKKLSPGKKKLIEKFLQRMDGHQQAERSRYIMMNAPQDSVPKIKEIIPSLKSPTVMPLADNGMVAIHTVIPIDEFWVVMEKLKAEGASGIVILPIESMIL from the coding sequence ATGCAACGCACTGCAGACTCTAATACTTCACTACGTATTGCTATTCAAAAATCAGGACGTTTAACCGATAAAACGATTGACCTACTCAAAGGCATTGGACTCAGATTTGATGATTACAAACGTAATCTCTTGGTCAAATGCCGAAATTTTGATGTCGAACTGCTCCTTATTCGAGATGATGACATTCCCGAATATGTTCAAGATGGAGTTTGTGACCTCGGATTTGTAGGTGCAAATGAAACACAAGAAAAAGGTGCGGATGTCACCGTACTTAGAGGATTGGATTATGGTGTCTGTCGCCTTTCTTTAGCTGCCCGCAAAGATGGGGATATCCAATCTGTAAGTGACTTTGAAGGCAAAACTATTGCTACCAGCTACCCAAAACTAACTCGCGACTTCTTCGAAGAAAAGGGGATAGACACCAATGTGGTAACAATATCGGGTGCCGTTGAAATTGCACCCCGACTCGAAGTCGCTGATGCTATCTGTGATATCGTGTCAACCGGCAACACGCTTAAAGCCAACGGTTTGCAAGAACTGATCACGATACTGGAGTCAGAAACAGAACTCATCCAAACCAATAAAAAATTATCGCCGGGAAAGAAAAAGCTTATCGAAAAATTCCTGCAACGAATGGACGGCCACCAACAGGCCGAACGCAGTCGTTATATTATGATGAACGCTCCTCAAGACTCCGTACCCAAGATTAAGGAGATTATTCCTTCTCTTAAAAGCCCAACTGTAATGCCATTAGCTGATAATGGTATGGTTGCTATTCATACCGTTATCCCCATTGATGAATTTTGGGTTGTTATGGAAAAATTAAAAGCAGAAGGAGCAAGTGGTATTGTTATCCTTCCTATTGAAAGTATGATATTGTAA
- a CDS encoding DUF4382 domain-containing protein: MKNITLLITLSIALIFGITSCDTTSENGGTGTMSVALTDAPANYDSVNVTINSVRVNNGETAETDSSESDEEAEEDGWVTIMDQSMKVNLLELTNGNTIMLGTEELEAGTYEQIRFILGDDNTVTVDGKTQELQTPSSQQSGLKLNVNAEVEDGSNYTLLVDFDAARSIVKKGNGGYLLKPVLRAVSLAETGSISGTVQPSDFNTNVMAISGEDTVTSTITADNGNFTIIGLQEATYDVGFDPSSDQYTDSTQTGIEVESGEETELGTIELKSN; encoded by the coding sequence TACTTATTACACTATCAATTGCACTTATTTTTGGAATCACTTCTTGCGATACCACTAGCGAAAATGGTGGTACAGGTACTATGTCTGTAGCATTGACCGATGCCCCTGCCAATTACGATTCTGTGAATGTGACTATAAACAGCGTACGGGTTAATAACGGTGAGACCGCAGAAACCGACAGTTCAGAATCCGATGAAGAAGCCGAGGAAGATGGATGGGTCACAATTATGGACCAATCCATGAAGGTTAACCTTCTTGAGTTAACAAATGGCAACACCATTATGTTAGGTACCGAAGAATTAGAAGCAGGTACTTATGAACAGATTCGATTTATTCTGGGCGATGACAATACCGTCACTGTTGATGGTAAAACTCAGGAACTGCAGACCCCCAGTTCCCAACAGTCAGGACTAAAACTCAATGTTAATGCCGAAGTTGAGGATGGTTCTAATTATACACTCTTGGTCGATTTCGATGCAGCTCGTTCTATAGTTAAAAAAGGAAATGGCGGATATCTACTTAAACCTGTTCTTCGTGCTGTTTCTCTGGCGGAAACAGGATCCATTTCTGGTACTGTTCAACCTTCTGACTTCAACACCAATGTAATGGCAATAAGCGGTGAAGATACTGTTACATCAACTATTACTGCTGACAATGGGAACTTCACAATTATTGGCCTGCAAGAAGCAACTTATGATGTAGGTTTTGATCCCAGTAGCGACCAGTACACTGATTCTACCCAAACCGGTATCGAAGTAGAGAGCGGTGAAGAAACAGAATTGGGTACCATTGAACTTAAATCCAATTAA